One window of Calonectris borealis chromosome 28, bCalBor7.hap1.2, whole genome shotgun sequence genomic DNA carries:
- the ANO8 gene encoding anoctamin-8: protein MPEPPVAAQDGDRPRRAPAGEERVEPVAPTGVLDKLFGKRLLQAGRYIMSHKAWMKTVPTENCDVLMTFPDTTDDHTLLWLLNHIRLGIPELIVQVRHHKHTRVYAFFVTATYESLLRGADEIGLRKPVKAEFGGGMRSFSCEEDYIYENIENELYFFTSQERQNIIRYWLENLRAKQGESLHNIHFLEGQPIIPELAARGVIQQVFPLHEQRILKRLMKSWVQAVCEAQPLDEICDYFGVKIAMYFAWLGFYTSAMVYPAVFGSILYTFTESDQTSQDICCVVFAIFNVIWATLFLEEWKRRGAEFAYKWGTLDTPAESIEEPRPQFRGIKRISPVTSTEEFYYPPWKRLLFQCLVSLPVCLACLSFVFLLMLGCFQLQEFVLSIQELPRILRFLPKIVLAVIVTACDEVYKKIAYWLNDMENYRLQSAYEKHLIIKIVLFQFVNSYLSLFYIGFYLKDMERLKELLLIFSLSQSLVRQLKEALLPFILLHLHLSLIFFKGLLGFCWRLGVSKMLATLLITRQFLQNVREVSQPHLYRRLRRGDLSLRSLRQLAHAVLRLLVPRHRPPVPPEGSRGEKKCLNGGCGVPEEEEEEEERRESDSEEESALDCGLKLKKVSFIEKAERRGGEPGGPEDESFLEEGSPTMVEKGMDPASVFELCEDEEEAEGPPGSPVKATEPAVVPRAGRRRRAAESREEEEGEEEGRRRNRASWIDPPEEDYSTQLTQAEVESCMKKYEDTFQDYQEMFIQFGYVVLFSSAFPLAAMCALVNNIIEIRSDAFKLCTGLQRPFGQRVESIGQWQKVMEAMGVLAIVVNCYLIAQCGQLQRLFPWLSPEGAIISVVVLEHFALFLKYIIQVAIPDIPAWVAEEMAKLEYQRREAFKKHERQAQHHFQQQQRRKREEEERQRHAEYQARKERESSRDEAKPEAAGQDPAHEKSQSKGKGSGGTSHGSDKPKRPSSLLATNNVMKLKQIIPLQGKFLSGGAGAGSTATARSPQSPTGSENKLPGFLSFKFLKSPETKRDAGTEKVQSPTKPFNPGKLFNFGKSEGAGGNGAVATASPQPRPGSSADTGERPVPSKSHLNGAPEEGGREEPESRAEEESGGYKL, encoded by the exons ATGCCCGAGCCGCCCGTGGCAGCGCAGGACGGCGACCGGCCCCGGCGGGCCCCGGCCGGCGAGGAGCGAGTGGAACCGGTGGCCCCAACCGGCGTCCTGG ATAAGCTCTTCGGGAAGCGGCTGCTCCAGGCCGGGCGCTACATCATGTCCCACAAGGCCTGGATGAAGACGGTGCCCACGGAGAACTGCGATGTGCTCATGACCTTCCCGG ACACCACCGACGACCACACGCTGCTCTGGCTCCTGAACCACATCCGCCTCGGCATCCCCGAGCTCATCGTCCAGGTCCGGCACCACAAGCACACCCGCGTCTACGCCTTCTTTGTCACCGCCACCTATGAGAG TTTGCTGCGTGGGGCCGATGAGATCGGGCTGCGAAAACCGGTGAAAGCCGAATTCGGCGGGGGCATGAGGAGCTTCTCCTGCGAGGAGGATTACATCTACGAGAACATTGAGAACGAGCTTTACTTCTTCACCTCTCAG GAACGGCAAAACATCATCAGGTACTGGCTGGAGAACCTGCGCGCCAAGCAGGGCGAGTCGCTGCACAACATCCACTTCCTCGAGGGGCAGCCCATCA TCCCGGAGCTGGCGGCCCGCGGCGTCATCCAGCAGGTCTTCCCCCTGCACGAGCAGAGGATCCTCAAGAGGCTCATGAAGTCCTGGGTGCAGGCGGTCTGCGAGGCCCAGCCGCTCG ATGAGATCTGTGATTATTTCGGGGTGAAAATCGCCATGTACTTCGCCTGGCTGGGCTTCTACACCTCGGCCATGGTGTACCCCGCCGTCTTCGGCTCCATCCTCTACACCTTCACCGAGAGCGACCAG ACCAGCCAGGACATCTGCTGCGTGGTCTTCGCCATCTTCAACGTCATCTGGGCCACCCTCTTCCTCGAGGAGTGGAAGCGCCGTGGGGCCGAGTTCGCTTACAAGTGGGGGACGCTGGACACCCCGGCCGAGTCCATCGAGGAGCCCCGGCCCCAGTTCAGG GGCATTAAGAGAATCAGCCCCGTGACCAGCACGGAGGAGTTTTACTACCCGCCGTGGAAGCGCCTGCTCTTCCAGTGCCTGGTCAGCCTCCCCGTCTGCCTCGCCTGCCTCTCCTTCGTCTTCCTCCTCATGCTGGGCTGCTTCCAGCTCCAG gAGTTTGTGCTGAGCATCCAGGAGCTGCCCCGGATCCTCCGTTTCCTCCCTAAAATCGTCCTGGCCGTCATCGTCACCGCCTGCGACGAGGTTTACAAGAAGATCGCGTACTGGCTGAACGACATGG AGAACTACCGCCTGCAGAGTGCCTACGAGAAACACCTCATCATCAAAATCGTCCTG TTTCAGTTTGTAAATTCATACCTGAGTCTTTTCTACATCGGTTTCTACCTCAAAGACATGGAGCGGCTGAAGGAG CTCCTGCtcatcttctctctctcccaaAGCCTCGTGCGTCAGCTCAAAGAGGCTCTCCTTCCCTtcatcctcctccacctccacctctcTCTCATCTTCTTTAAGGGCCTCCTGGGCTTTTGCTGGAGACTGGGAGTATCCAAA ATGCTGGCCACGCTGCTCATCACCCGCCAGTTCCTGCAGAACGTCAGGGAGGTGTCGCAGCCCCACCTCTACCGCCGGCTGCGCCGGGGGGACCTCAGCCTCCGCAGCCTCCGCCAGCTCGCCCACGCCGTCCTCCGCCTGCTCGTCCCCCGCcaccgtccccccgtcccccccgagGGGTCGCGGGGGGAGAAGAAGTGTCTGAacgggggctgcggggtgccggaggaagaggaggaggaggaagagcggcGTGAGTCGGACTCGGAGGAGGAGAGCGCCCTGGATTGCGGGTTgaagctgaagaaggtgagcttcATCGAGaaggcggagcggcgcggcggggagcccggcggcCCCGAGGACGAGAGCTTCCTCGAGGAGGGCAGCCCCACCATGGTGGAGAAGGGCATGGACCCCGCGTCCGTCTTCGAGCTGTgcgaggatgaggaggaggcCGAAGGTCCCCCTGGCAGCCCGGTCAAGGCGACAGAGCCGGCGGTGGTCCCGCGGGCCGGCCGGAGGAGGCGGGCGGCTGaaagccgggaggaggaggagggtgaggaggaagggcGGAGGCGCAACCGGGCGTCGTGGATCGACCCGCCGGAGGAGGACTACTCCACGCAGCTGACGCAGGCGGAGGTGGAGAGCTGCATGAAGAAGTACGAG gacACCTTCCAGGACTACCAGGAGATGTTCATCCAGTTCGGCTACGTGGTGCTCTTCTCCTCCGCCTTCCCCCTGGCCGCCATGTGCGCCCTGGTGAACAACATCATCGAGATCCGGAGCGACGCCTTCAAGCTGTGCACGGGGCTCCAGCGTCCCTTCGGCCAGCGGGTCGAGAGCATCGGGCAGTGGCAG AAGGTGATGGAGGCCATGGGCGTCCTGGCCATCGTGGTCAACTGCTACCTGATCGCCCAGTGCGGGCAGCTCCAGCGCCTCTTCCCCTGGCTCAGCCCCGAGGGAGCCATCATCTCCGTGGTGGTGCTGGAG CACTTCGCCCTGTTCCTGAAGTACATCATCCAAGTGGCCATCCCCGACATCCCCGCCTGGGTGGCCGAGGAGATGGCCAAGCTGGAGTACCAGCGCCGCGAGGCCTTCAAG AAGCACGAGCGGCAGGCGCAGCAccacttccagcagcagcagcggcgcaagcgggaggaagaggagcggcAGCGGCACGCCGAGTACCAGGCCCGCAAGGAGCGCGAGTCCAGCCGCGACGAGGCCAAGCCCGAGGCCGCCGGGCAGGACCCGGCCCATGAGAAGAGCCAGAGCAAAGGGAAGGGCTCCGGGGGCACCTCGCACGGCTCCGACAAGCCCAAGAGACCCAGCTCCCTCCTGGCCACCAACAACGTGATGAAGCTGAAGCAGATCATCCCTTTGCAGGGCAAGTTCCTctccgggggggccggggccggcagcacGGCCACCGCCaggtccccccagtcccccaccGGCAGCGAGAACAAACTCCCCGGCTTCCTCAGCTTCAAGTTCCTGAAATCCCCTGAGACTAAGCGGGACGCGGGGACAGAGAAGGTCCAGTCGCCCACCAAGCCATTCAATCCCGGCAAGCTCTTCAACTTTGGCAAGTCCGAAGGGGCCGGGGGCAACGGCGCCGTGGCCaccgcctccccccagccccggcccggctcctcgGCGGACACGGGCGAGCGGCCGGTCCCCAGCAAGTCCCATCTCAACGGGGCGCCGGAGGAGGGGGGCCGAGAGGAGCCGGAGAGCCGGGCGGAGGAGGAGAGTGGGGGCTATAAACTTTAA